The Ornithodoros turicata isolate Travis chromosome 7, ASM3712646v1, whole genome shotgun sequence genome includes a region encoding these proteins:
- the LOC135399770 gene encoding uncharacterized protein LOC135399770 isoform X2 → MFPIVLLFLRLVVAEGGNTTTTDEKAIPLRTAVKRSDFNKSLTGTPNVLRATQVDSYTTYIAGEDFATVPKFAKVMAAMENGSKWMEANLSRSVEKTTAVVSSNIREDGLWGPEK, encoded by the exons ATGTTCCCTATAGTACTTCTGTTCCTGAGGCTGGTGGTGGCAGAGGGTGGGAACACTACTACAACGGACGAAAAAGCAATTCCTCTGCGAACAGCAGTGAAGCGGTCGGACTTCAACAAAAGCTTGACGGGAACGCCGAATGTCCTTCGGGCG ACACAGGTAGATTCGTACACCACATATATCGCCGGCGAAGACTTTGCGACGGTCCCGAAGTTTGCGAAGGTGATGGCCGCCATGGAGAATGGCAGCAAATGGATGGAAGCGAACCTTAGCCGCAGTGTCGAGAAGACCACCGCTGTCGTGTCTTCTAACATCCGGGAGGACGGCCTTTGGGGTCCTGAGAA ATGA
- the LOC135399770 gene encoding uncharacterized protein LOC135399770 isoform X1 — protein MFPIVLLFLRLVVAEGGNTTTTDEKAIPLRTAVKRSDFNKSLTGTPNVLRATQVDSYTTYIAGEDFATVPKFAKVMAAMENGSKWMEANLSRSVEKTTAVVSSNIREDGLWGPEKYENNPHAFSTFAYVLLGMIGCMIATVFICMAATSCKEIFTNEFNGTGSRVLDRMTKALSRTGDDTTNLLQESMTTSTSGARSLGYTEGRGALMLPSSRKSCMTTRSIDMQTRIV, from the exons ATGTTCCCTATAGTACTTCTGTTCCTGAGGCTGGTGGTGGCAGAGGGTGGGAACACTACTACAACGGACGAAAAAGCAATTCCTCTGCGAACAGCAGTGAAGCGGTCGGACTTCAACAAAAGCTTGACGGGAACGCCGAATGTCCTTCGGGCG ACACAGGTAGATTCGTACACCACATATATCGCCGGCGAAGACTTTGCGACGGTCCCGAAGTTTGCGAAGGTGATGGCCGCCATGGAGAATGGCAGCAAATGGATGGAAGCGAACCTTAGCCGCAGTGTCGAGAAGACCACCGCTGTCGTGTCTTCTAACATCCGGGAGGACGGCCTTTGGGGTCCTGAGAAGTACGAGAATAATCCCCATGCCTTTTCAACGTTTGCGTACGTTCTATTGGGTATGATTGGCTGCATGATCGCGACGGTGTTCATTTGCATGGCGGCAACCTCGTGCAAAGAGATCTTCACCAATGAGTTCAATGGCACCGGAAGTCGAGTCTTGGATCGG ATGACTAAAGCCCTGTCGAGGACTGGTGACGACACAACTAACCTCCTGCAAGAGAGTATGACTACCTCAACTTCTGGTGCTCGGAGTCTCGGCTACACCGAAGGCAGAGGCGCGCTCATGTTGCCGAGTTCACGGAAATCTTGCATGACTACAAGAAGCATTGATATGCAAACCAGAATAGTGTAA